The Dyadobacter sp. 676 DNA window ACCGATTTCCGCGCTGAATGACCAGTCTCCGCTCCAAATGATGGATACGGTAACAGGCTTCGGGCTGGTGGACGATGTGCTTGGCCGGCTCGATTACGGATTACCTGCCTAACGGCACTGCCTATGCCATTGGTTTACAGGATTACGCGAGAGAAATTCCGGCACGACGCACTTTCGGCAGAAGGCAGCCGGCTGTTTGGCGCACGCTGGAATCCGAAAGGCATCGGCGTACTTTATACGACATCATCCCCCGAACTCGGACTGGTCGAAACACTCGCACATGCGCCGGGCGTACGCTACGAGGATCTTCCGAAGTATTGGCTTTCGTCGATCGAGATCCCTGACGACATCCGGCATTATTCACGGACGGATTTGCCCGCTTACTGGCAGGACAAAACCTACGACCGTACCCAATACTGGCTCAAAGACTGGCTCGTCAAGCCCGGTGTACTGGGCGTGGGTATTCCGTCGGTAATAGTACCCTTTTCTTCCAATATCATTCTTCATCCCGACCATCCGCTGTTTGCGAGCATCAAACTCCTGGCCCAGGAGCCTATTCCCATCGACCGCCGTTTGTGGCGGGGCTAGGCTAATGGATTTCGCACGGCATTCCCGCTATGTCAGTGGCCCGAAACACTTTCCTTCCCGTATCTAACAGTAAAGAAACCCGCCGGGGGACTTATTCAGGCTAAAACAAAATTTGCATTTCATGAAGTTATATAAGACCGAAAATGGTATTCTTCTCGAACACGAGGACATTTTCTACCGCCTGCACGAAACGGATTGGGACGTTGTCGCCAACCGGAACAACCTGTACGAATGGCTCGAAAACCAAACCAAAAACCTGATCCCGCTCACGTTCACCGACGACATTCCGATGCCGGAAGTGCTTGCCCCGATCGGTTCGCAGGAAGTGTGGGCGTCCGGTGTTACTTATTTCAGAAGCCGTACAGCCCGGATGGAGGAATCAGAAAAGGCAGGCGGCGGCAGCTTTTACGACCGCGTATATGAGGCGGAGCGCCCCGAGTTATTCTTCAAATCGACCGCCTGGCGGGTTGTGGGTCATCATGGGACGGTACGCATCCGCAAAGACTCGACCTGGGATGTTCCCGAACCGGAATTGACCCTTTTTGCGACTTCGGAGGGTGCATTGGTGGGCTATACGATTGGCAATGATGTGAGCTCGCGGAGCATCGAAGGCGAAAACCCGCTGTACCTGCCACAAGCCAAATCCTACACCGGCAGCGCGGCGCTGGGCCCGTGCCTTTATGTATTTAAAGAGCAGTTGGGACCGGATACGGTGATCGACCTGTCGATCGTACGCGGTGGTGAGGAAGTTTTTAACGGGGAAGTCACATTGTCTCAAATGAAGCGGAAACCGGAAGAGCTGCTGCATTTCCTGTACCGGGAAATGGCATTTCCACACGGTTGTTACCTGATGACCGGTACCGGCATTGTCCCGTCCTCCGATTTTACTTTGCAGTCGGGCGACGTTATTC harbors:
- a CDS encoding RES family NAD+ phosphorylase codes for the protein MPLVYRITREKFRHDALSAEGSRLFGARWNPKGIGVLYTTSSPELGLVETLAHAPGVRYEDLPKYWLSSIEIPDDIRHYSRTDLPAYWQDKTYDRTQYWLKDWLVKPGVLGVGIPSVIVPFSSNIILHPDHPLFASIKLLAQEPIPIDRRLWRG
- a CDS encoding fumarylacetoacetate hydrolase family protein — its product is MKLYKTENGILLEHEDIFYRLHETDWDVVANRNNLYEWLENQTKNLIPLTFTDDIPMPEVLAPIGSQEVWASGVTYFRSRTARMEESEKAGGGSFYDRVYEAERPELFFKSTAWRVVGHHGTVRIRKDSTWDVPEPELTLFATSEGALVGYTIGNDVSSRSIEGENPLYLPQAKSYTGSAALGPCLYVFKEQLGPDTVIDLSIVRGGEEVFNGEVTLSQMKRKPEELLHFLYREMAFPHGCYLMTGTGIVPSSDFTLQSGDVIHITIEPIGTLTNTVA